In Labrus bergylta chromosome 6, fLabBer1.1, whole genome shotgun sequence, the following proteins share a genomic window:
- the LOC109999561 gene encoding zinc finger protein 665-like: protein MTTEKKLSSARSSSEIDDHDDVKMEVSTESYRRKDPFSAAKNPPATKKKDTGSEEDVQQLLVSKEELPPEQQEWSHILDQQDTKPQHIKEEHEELWSSQEEEQLQGLEEADTTKFPFTPVSVKSEDDEEKPQSSQLHQRQTEEMETGVDGEDCGGAEPERDSDPERCLQPEIEVKIEDSDEPENDSDDWQETREDLSELNLKNKKLTGKRPHRCSACDKRFNRKEHLTRHMLVHSGEKPFSCPECRKRFNRKQHLTRHILVHTGEKPFSCSQCQTRFTDKSTLRYHMENHRGEKPVSCSICSEVFQQKGALTQHMLVHKGEKVFRCLQCGKRFKQKGSLTRHMLVHTGEKPFSCSQCEKRFTDRSSLKYHMATHRGEKPFSCLECGKRFYLQVNMTTHMITHTGEKPFSCSECGKSFNQKGHLTTHMLVHTGERPFSCPECGKRFNRKEHLTTHMMIHTGEKPFSCSICSKAFQQKRALTQHMLVHTGEKRYSCSQCEKTFTHKASLTYHMKYHRGEKPFSCLECGKRFYLQGNLTIHMITHTGEKPFSCSECGKRFNRKEHLTTHMMIHTGEKPFSCSICSKAFQQKRALTQHMLVHTGEKAFSCSECEKKFTHKASLTNHMANHSGENLFSCLECGKTFDLQGNLTRHMITHTGEKPFSCSECGIRFGRKGNLKRHNKVHTREKTKKV, encoded by the exons ATGACGACGGAAAAGAAGCTCTCTTCAGCCCGCAGTAGCTCGGAGATTGACGATCACGATGATGTTAAGATGGAGGTCTCTACCGAGAGCTACAGAAGAAAAGACCCTTTCTCAGCAGCGAAGAACCCACCAGCAActaaaaagaaggacactgGCTCAGAGGAAG atgtccagcagctgttggtgagtaaagaagaacttccacctgagcagcaggagtggagccacattctggaccagcaggacactaagccccaacacattaaagaagaacatgaggaactgtggagcagtcaggaggaagaacagcttcaaggactggaggaggctgataccaccaagttccccttcactcctgtctctgtgaagagtgaagatgatgaagagaaacctcagtcctcacagcttcatcagagacaaactgaagagatggaaacaggagttgatggagaggactgtggcggagcagaaccagagagagactcagatccagagagatgTTTACAACCAGAGATTGAGGTCAAGATTGAAGACTCTGATGAACCTGAgaatgacagtgatgattggcaagagacaagagaagatctgtcagaattaaacttgaaaaataagaaactgactggtaagagaccacaTAGGTGCTCGGCGTGCGATAAAAGATTTAACCGAAAAGAgcatctgaccagacacatgttagttcattcaggagagaaacccttcagctgcccTGAGTGCAGAAAAAGATTTAACCGAAAACAGCATCTAACCAGACACAtattagttcatacaggagaaaaacccttcagctgctctcagtgtCAGACAAGATTTACCGATAAGTCTACTTTGAGATATCACATGGAAAATCACAGAGGGGAGAAACCTGTCAGTTGCTCTATTTGCAGTGAAGTATTCCAACAAAAAGGAGCCCTTAcccaacacatgttagttcataaaGGAGAGAAAGTCTTCCGCTGCCTTCAGTGCGGAAagagatttaaacaaaaagggtctctgaccagacacatgttagttcacactggagaaaaaccTTTTAGCTGCTCTCAATGTGAGAAAAGATTCACTGATAGGTCTAGTTTGAAGTATCACATGGCAACTCACAGAGGGGAGAAACCATTCAGCTGTCttgagtgtggtaaaagattttATCTGCAAGTAAATATGACTACACACATGATTACTCATACAGGAGAAAAACCGTTCAgttgctctgagtgtggtaaaagttTTAACCAGAAAGGccatctgaccacacacatgttagttcatacaggagagagaCCCTTCAGTTGCCCTGAGTGTGGTAAACGATTTAACAGAAAAGagcatctgaccacacacatgatgattcacacaggagagaaacccttcagctgctctatTTGCAGTAAAGCATTTCAACAAAAACGAGCCCTAACCCAACACATGTTGGttcacactggagaaaaacGCTACAGCTGCTCTCAGTGTGAGAAAACATTTACCCATAAGGCCAGTCTGACATATCACATGAAATATCACAGAGGGGAAAAACCCTTCAGTTGCCttgagtgtggtaaaagattttACCTGCAAGGAAATCTGACTATACACATGATTACTCATACgggagaaaaacccttcagttgctctgagtgtggtaaaagatttaacagaAAAGAGCATTTGAccacacacatgatgattcacacaggagagaaacccttcagctgctctatTTGCAGTAAAGCATTTCAACAAAAACGAGCCCTAAcccaacacatgttagttcacactggagaaaaagccttcagctgctctgagtgtgagAAAAAATTTACCCATAAGGCCAGTCTGACAAATCACATGGCCAATCACAGTGGGGAGAATCTATTCAGCTGCCTTGAGTGTGGTAAAACATTTGACCTGCAAGGAAATCTGACTCGACACATGATTACGCATACgggagaaaaacccttcagctgctctgaatgTGGAATACGATTTGGAAGAAAGGGGAATCTGAAGAGACACAATAAAGTTCACACaagggagaaaacaaaaaaagtctaa